The Penaeus monodon isolate SGIC_2016 chromosome 5, NSTDA_Pmon_1, whole genome shotgun sequence genome window below encodes:
- the LOC119573059 gene encoding red pigment-concentrating hormone, with translation MVRAVVATLLVVLVVASCVSAQLNFSPGWGKRAAAGGEGTGMHPPAGAVVPPPSSLAGESCGTIPVTTVMHIYRLIRAEATRLVQCQDEEYLG, from the exons GTTCGTGCCGTCGTAGCCACCCTGCTGGTCGTCCTCGTGGTCGCCTCCTGCGTGTCTGCACAGCTCAACTTCTCTCCCGGCTGGGGCAAGCGAGCAGCCGCAGGGGGAGAGGGCACCGGAATGCACCCTCCCGCAGGAGCCGtggttcctcccccctcctccctggcaGGCGAATCCTGCGGAACCATCCCAGTCACAACCGTCATGCACATCTATCGGCTCATCAGG GCTGAGGCTACCCGCTTGGTGCAGTGCCAGGATGAAGAATACTTGGGCTAa
- the LOC119573058 gene encoding uncharacterized protein LOC119573058 isoform X2 has protein sequence MCEGYQFNLVFDFEWINGTLVPTVRPVLKPCPEDPRPIIAGVFLSLIFVGAFLLNMVVVVTVATSYTLKRFLYCHILINLCVTCMIDCIFNLTISIGYVTSAPWRFGYSMSFFNGFTINMLNSEMGFAVLLLAVDRLAAAKKYMRYLNLNECKIGLVIGFTWVVAFALASPIACGFIFSIPYRNRYSCSVADPHDDYYLIVHFILVVVFCTITMIVLTVITSVTFHRERKKQKKIKGNQTMGYFDQILMTPYFRTEFYPAVFSICIVVAYLLLWLPFTVTTTVGPMFSQHWANKTTEESDSDSYSIFDPKDRDGIKRRAMLDESQLLSLNNTMSPNVTSEMASKMNNMTMNENLIPEVVDTPVSDTVFIWFHYIFDILVPILVFIVLKDVRAKCESLIMCCRPNSVDVASPKPMRPPYLKQMSTPGTAEKESGSKPKRQKGSGKNTIGFKTPILFATSEGLHIRTVEETYLDMIDNKPLIGFSRQNTSEPVFTYDLCDVMLGYEDLTDFDGQYHIDDNYDNYDRDSITADLAQSNPVVMGANRAAMGQRPQIISEDEDDIPPDVEIRPPTPPKVQIVGNEPAVNLGDDMDLDAKRSKKGKKVVRFATMLNEEIPRLDSPDSSSGLDSSSASAGSSDSGIMADNERSSATPHDEDRKPRFSVNRSRNAQRPPAGSEPAKPPNQPPRRPQPPAKKGPSAPKKVVASKVRNIKSRHMQNMNGSLSSLEGRSAQAGRRFSKPGAKPEGSSSSK, from the coding sequence ATGTGTGAGGGCTATCAGTTCAACCTCGTCTTCGACTTCGAGTGGATCAACGGGACTCTGGTGCCCACCGTGAGGCCCGTCCTGAAACCCTGTCCTGAGGATCCTCGGCCCATCATCGCCGGGgtgttcctctccctcatcttcgtcGGGGCGTTCTTGCTGaacatggtggtggtggtgacggtggcgACGAGCTACACACTCAAGCGGTTCCTCTACTGCCACATCCTCATCAACCTCTGCGTTACGTGCATGATCGACTGCATCTTCAACCTCACCATCTCCATCGGGTATGTGACGTCGGCGCCCTGGAGGTTCGGGTACTCAATGAGCTTCTTCAATGGCTTCACGATCAATATGCTTAACAGCGAGATGGGTTTCGCCGTTTTGCTGTTGGCCGTTGACCGACTCGCCGCAGCCAAGAAATATATGCGATACCTAAACCTGAATGAATGCAAAATAGGGTTGGTGATTGGCTTCACCTGGGTGGTTGCCTTTGCGCTAGCTTCTCCCATCGCGTGTGGCTTCATCTTTAGCATACCTTATAGGAATAGGTATTCCTGTTCGGTCGCGGACCCACACGATGATTATTACTTAATCGTTCACTTTATCTTGGTCGTTGTCTTCTGCACCATAACCATGATCGTCCTCACGGTGATCACTTCTGTGACCTTCCATCGGGAacgcaagaaacaaaaaaagatcaagGGCAACCAGACAATGGGCTATTTCGACCAAATCCTGATGACGCCTTATTTCAGGACCGAGTTCTATCCTGCAGTTTTCTCCATCTGTATTGTTGTGGCCTACTTGCTTCTGTGGCTTCCCTTCACCGTGACCACGACCGTCGGGCCCATGTTCTCACAGCACTGGGCGAACAAGACAACCGAAGAGTCGGACAGTGATTCTTACAGCATCTTTGACCCAAAAGATCGAGACGGGATCAAGAGACGGGCGATGCTGGACGAGAGTCAGCTGCTTTCTCTCAATAATACGATGAGTCCGAATGTAACTTCTGAAATGGCCAGCAAGATGAACAACATGACCATGAACGAAAATCTCATTCCAGAGGTCGTCGACACACCTGTCTCCGACACTGTGTTCATATGGTTCCATTATATCTTCGATATTTTAGTGCCAATTCTAGTATTTATAGTCTTGAAGGATGTGCGGGCCAAGTGCGAAAGCCTCATTATGTGCTGTAGGCCCAATTCCGTTGATGTGGCGTCGCCCAAGCCAATGCGGCCTCCTTATCTGAAGCAGATGTCGACTCCTGGCACGGCAGAAAAGGAGTCGGGATCCAAGCCAAAGAGGCAGAAGGGCAGCGGCAAGAACACCATTGGATTCAAGACGCCAATTCTGTTCGCCACCTCCGAGGGCCTGCACATTAGGACGGTGGAGGAGACTTACCTTGACATGATTGACAACAAGCCCCTCATAGGCTTCAGTCGGCAGAACACGTCCGAACCTGTCTTTACCTACGATTTGTGCGACGTCATGCTCGGCTACGAAGACCTCACGGACTTCGACGGGCAGTACCACATCGACGACAACTACGACAACTACGACAGGGACTCCATCACGGCGGACCTGGCCCAGAGCAATCCGGTGGTGATGGGCGCCAACAGGGCCGCCATGGGCCAGAGGCCGCAGATCATCAGCGAGGACGAGGACGACATTCCTCCCGACGTGGAGATCCGGCCGCCGACGCCGCCGAAAGTTCAGATCGTCGGAAACGAACCGGCCGTGAACCTCGGCGACGACATGGACCTGGACGCCAAGAGAAGCAAGAAGGGCAAGAAGGTGGTGAGGTTCGCCACGATGCTGAACGAGGAGATCCCCCGCCTGGACAGCCCCGACAGCAGCTCCGGCCTCGACTCCTCCAGCGCCAGCGCCGGCTCCAGCGACTCCGGGATCATGGCCGACAACGAGCGCTCGTCCGCCACCCCTCACGACGAGGACAGGAAGCCCAGATTCAGCGTGAACCGCAGCCGGAACGCCCAGAGGCCTCCCGCGGGTTCCGAACCGGCGAAGCCACCGAACCAGCCTCCGAGAAGGCCTCAGCCACCTGCCAAGAAGGGCCCCTCGGCGCCCAAGAAGGTCGTCGCTTCGAAAGTTCGCAACATTAAGAGTCGACACATGCAGAACATGAACGGCTCGCTCTCGTCGCTGGAGGGGCGGTCCGCGCAGGCCGGCAGAAGGTTCTCGAAGCCCGGAGCGAAGCCCGAGGGCTCTTCGTCGTCCAAGTAA
- the LOC119573058 gene encoding uncharacterized protein LOC119573058 isoform X1, whose translation MCEGYQFNLVFDFEWINGTLVPTVRPVLKPCPEDPRPIIAGVFLSLIFVGAFLLNMVVVVTVATSYTLKRFLYCHILINLCVTCMIDCIFNLTISIGYVTSAPWRFGYSMSFFNGFTINMLNSEMGFAVLLLAVDRLAAAKKYMRYLNLNECKIGLVIGFTWVVAFALASPIACGFIFSIPYRNRYSCSVADPHDDYYLIVHFILVVVFCTITMIVLTVITSVTFHRERKKQKKIKGNQTMGYFDQILMTPYFRTEFYPAVFSICIVVAYLLLWLPFTVTTTVGPMFSQHWANKTTEESDSDSYSIFDPKDRDGIKRRAMLDESQLLSLNNTMSPNVTSEMASKMNNMTMNENLIPEVVDTPVSDTVFIWFHYIFDILVPILVFIVLKDVRAKCESLIMCCRPNSVDVASPKPMRPPYLKQMSTPGTAEKESGSKPKRQKGSGKNTIGFKTPILFATSEGLHIRTVEETYLDMIDNKPLIGFSRQNTSEPVFTYDLCDVMLGYEDLTDFDGQYHIDDNYDNYDRDSITADLAQSNPVVMGANRAAMGQRPQIISEDEDDIPPDVEIRPPTPPKVQIVGNEPAVNLGDDMDLDAKRSKKGKKVVRFATMLNEEIPRLDSPDSSSGLDSSSASAGSSDSGIMADNERSSATPHDEDRKPRFSVNRSRNAQRPPAGSEPAKPPNQPPRRPQPPAKKGPSAPKKVVASKVRNIKSRHMQNMNGSLSSLEGRSAQAGRRFSKPGAKPEGSSSSKNTPKR comes from the exons ATGTGTGAGGGCTATCAGTTCAACCTCGTCTTCGACTTCGAGTGGATCAACGGGACTCTGGTGCCCACCGTGAGGCCCGTCCTGAAACCCTGTCCTGAGGATCCTCGGCCCATCATCGCCGGGgtgttcctctccctcatcttcgtcGGGGCGTTCTTGCTGaacatggtggtggtggtgacggtggcgACGAGCTACACACTCAAGCGGTTCCTCTACTGCCACATCCTCATCAACCTCTGCGTTACGTGCATGATCGACTGCATCTTCAACCTCACCATCTCCATCGGGTATGTGACGTCGGCGCCCTGGAGGTTCGGGTACTCAATGAGCTTCTTCAATGGCTTCACGATCAATATGCTTAACAGCGAGATGGGTTTCGCCGTTTTGCTGTTGGCCGTTGACCGACTCGCCGCAGCCAAGAAATATATGCGATACCTAAACCTGAATGAATGCAAAATAGGGTTGGTGATTGGCTTCACCTGGGTGGTTGCCTTTGCGCTAGCTTCTCCCATCGCGTGTGGCTTCATCTTTAGCATACCTTATAGGAATAGGTATTCCTGTTCGGTCGCGGACCCACACGATGATTATTACTTAATCGTTCACTTTATCTTGGTCGTTGTCTTCTGCACCATAACCATGATCGTCCTCACGGTGATCACTTCTGTGACCTTCCATCGGGAacgcaagaaacaaaaaaagatcaagGGCAACCAGACAATGGGCTATTTCGACCAAATCCTGATGACGCCTTATTTCAGGACCGAGTTCTATCCTGCAGTTTTCTCCATCTGTATTGTTGTGGCCTACTTGCTTCTGTGGCTTCCCTTCACCGTGACCACGACCGTCGGGCCCATGTTCTCACAGCACTGGGCGAACAAGACAACCGAAGAGTCGGACAGTGATTCTTACAGCATCTTTGACCCAAAAGATCGAGACGGGATCAAGAGACGGGCGATGCTGGACGAGAGTCAGCTGCTTTCTCTCAATAATACGATGAGTCCGAATGTAACTTCTGAAATGGCCAGCAAGATGAACAACATGACCATGAACGAAAATCTCATTCCAGAGGTCGTCGACACACCTGTCTCCGACACTGTGTTCATATGGTTCCATTATATCTTCGATATTTTAGTGCCAATTCTAGTATTTATAGTCTTGAAGGATGTGCGGGCCAAGTGCGAAAGCCTCATTATGTGCTGTAGGCCCAATTCCGTTGATGTGGCGTCGCCCAAGCCAATGCGGCCTCCTTATCTGAAGCAGATGTCGACTCCTGGCACGGCAGAAAAGGAGTCGGGATCCAAGCCAAAGAGGCAGAAGGGCAGCGGCAAGAACACCATTGGATTCAAGACGCCAATTCTGTTCGCCACCTCCGAGGGCCTGCACATTAGGACGGTGGAGGAGACTTACCTTGACATGATTGACAACAAGCCCCTCATAGGCTTCAGTCGGCAGAACACGTCCGAACCTGTCTTTACCTACGATTTGTGCGACGTCATGCTCGGCTACGAAGACCTCACGGACTTCGACGGGCAGTACCACATCGACGACAACTACGACAACTACGACAGGGACTCCATCACGGCGGACCTGGCCCAGAGCAATCCGGTGGTGATGGGCGCCAACAGGGCCGCCATGGGCCAGAGGCCGCAGATCATCAGCGAGGACGAGGACGACATTCCTCCCGACGTGGAGATCCGGCCGCCGACGCCGCCGAAAGTTCAGATCGTCGGAAACGAACCGGCCGTGAACCTCGGCGACGACATGGACCTGGACGCCAAGAGAAGCAAGAAGGGCAAGAAGGTGGTGAGGTTCGCCACGATGCTGAACGAGGAGATCCCCCGCCTGGACAGCCCCGACAGCAGCTCCGGCCTCGACTCCTCCAGCGCCAGCGCCGGCTCCAGCGACTCCGGGATCATGGCCGACAACGAGCGCTCGTCCGCCACCCCTCACGACGAGGACAGGAAGCCCAGATTCAGCGTGAACCGCAGCCGGAACGCCCAGAGGCCTCCCGCGGGTTCCGAACCGGCGAAGCCACCGAACCAGCCTCCGAGAAGGCCTCAGCCACCTGCCAAGAAGGGCCCCTCGGCGCCCAAGAAGGTCGTCGCTTCGAAAGTTCGCAACATTAAGAGTCGACACATGCAGAACATGAACGGCTCGCTCTCGTCGCTGGAGGGGCGGTCCGCGCAGGCCGGCAGAAGGTTCTCGAAGCCCGGAGCGAAGCCCGAGGGCTCTTCGTCGTCCAA GAACACCCCGAAAAGATAG